One window of the Megalops cyprinoides isolate fMegCyp1 chromosome 2, fMegCyp1.pri, whole genome shotgun sequence genome contains the following:
- the agtr1b gene encoding type-1 angiotensin II receptor B has translation MENITAGVVEGIGVKCNTFGVPKFIYTLIPVIYGCTFVIGIVGNSMVVAVIYCYMKLKTVANIFVLNLAVSDLTFVITLPVWASVTAAGYHWPYGSFLCKATAGLVIFNFYTSVFFLTALSIDRYLAIVHPVRSRQRRTVVYARITCVLIWAFSFLLSIPTVLVREVLPINNSSFTVCANLHSRELEHVLLAISLMKSVLGFLVPFLVILTCYCLIGRALLRSQHMQKNRSRGDEVLRMLAAVVLAFFLCWVPHQVFHVMDVLVLLKVIENCRTLVVIDTAMPFTICIAYFNSCMNPILYSFVGTNFRKNLLRLLRCAPAPAAACPHPSVAAKTSTLSYRAAETLHLDDSKATLPDVK, from the coding sequence atggagaaTATCACTGCTGGAGTCGTGGAAGGAATAGGTGTCAAATGCAACACATTTGGTGTCCCCAAGTTCATTTACACTTTGATCCCTGTCATATACGGCTGCACCTTCGTCATTGGCATCGTGGGTAACAGCATGGTAGTGGCCGTCATCTACTGCTACATGAAGCTGAAGACAGTGGCCAACATCTTCGTCCTGAACCTGGCCGTGTCTGACCTGACCTTCGTCATCACCCTGCCCGTGTGGGCCAGCGTCACCGCCGCCGGCTACCACTGGCCCTACGGCAGCTTCCTGTGCAAGGCCACCGCCGGGCTGGTCATCTTCAACTTCTACACCAGTGTCTTCTTCCTCACTGCGCTGAGCATCGACCGCTACCTGGCCATCGTGCACCCGGTGCGGTCACGCCAGCGCCGCACGGTGGTGTACGCCCGCATCACCTGCGTTCTGATCTGGGCCTTCTCCTTCCTGCTTAGCATCCCCACGGTGCTGGTCCGCGAGGTCCTTCCCATCAACAACTCCAGCTTCACCGTGTGCGCCAACCTGCAcagcagggagctggagcaCGTGCTGCTGGCCATCAGCCTGATGAAGAGCGTGCTGGGCTTCCTCGTCCCCTTCCTCGTCATCCTCACCTGCTACTGCCTGATTGGCCGGGCCCTGCTCCGCTCGCAACACATGCAGAAGAACAGGTCTCGCGGGGACGAGGTGCTGCGGATGCTGGCCGCCGTGGTGCTGGCCTTCTTCCTCTGCTGGGTGCCCCACCAGGTCTTCCACGTCATGGACGTGCTGGTGCTGCTCAAAGTGATCGAGAACTGCCGCACGCTGGTCGTCATCGACACCGCCATGCCCTTCACCATCTGCATCGCCTACTTCAACAGCTGCATGAACCCCATCCTGTACAGCTTTGTGGGGACCAACTTTCGGAAGAACCTGTTGCGCTTGCTGAGATGTGCCCCCGCCCCAGCCGCGGCCTGCCCACACCCGAGCGTCGCCGCCAAAACCAGCACCCTCTCCTACCGGGCGGCTGAAACGCTGCACCTCGATGACAGCAAGGCCACATTGCCCGACGTCAAATGA
- the cpb1 gene encoding carboxypeptidase B codes for MKVLLLLGFVAVALAEVTRFDGEKVFRLRPQTEEHVAIIKEIAEGMEVDFWNPESPDLVDVDSDVDIHVNAAYADIVDNLLQQSELPHEVLVDDLQDAVDGQMDSQEISPRSHNYMKYNTWEKIEAWISSMASANPSLISKQVIGTTFEGRSMTVLKIGKKSSSTKPAIFLDCGIHAREWISPAFCQWFVNEAVSTYGSDAEMTTLLDQMDVIVLPVFNIDGYVYTWTNNRMWRKTRSRRSGSSCIGADPNRNFDAGWCTTGASSNPCSDTYCGSKAESEVEVKAVADYIRQNLSIIKAYLTVHSYSQLLLFPYSYTYQLAEHHSELMSVAEGAAKALRSLYGTRYTSGPGAATIYPAAGGSDDWAYDLGVKYSYTFELRDTGRYGFLLPESQIKPTCEETMLAVKYIAAHVLKNLY; via the exons ATGAAGGTCCTCCTGCTCTTAGGGTTTGTGGCTGTCGCTCTGGCCGAAGTTACCAGATTTGACGG AGAGAAGGTCTTCCGTCTCCGGCCACAGACTGAAGAGCATGTGGCCATCATCAAAGAGATAGCAGAAGGGATGGAG GTGGACTTCTGGAATCCCGAGTCCCCTGACCTGGTCGATGTCGACTCTGACGTGGACATCCATGTGAACGCTGCCTACGCTGACATCGTGGACAatctgctgcagcagagtgaaTTGCCCCACGA GGTGCTGGTTGATGACCTGCAGGATGCAGTGGATGGTCAGATGGACAGCCAGGAAATCTCCCCCAGGTCCCACAACTACATGAAGTATAACACCTGGGAAAAG ATTGAGGCCTGGATCTCCTCCATGGCCTCTGCAAACCCCAGTCTGATCAGCAAGCAGGTGATCGGAACCACCTTTGAAGGACGCTCCATGACTGTTCTGAAG ATTGGTAAGAAGTCCAGCTCCACCAAGCCTGCTATCTTCCTCGACTGTGGCATCCACGCCAGGGAGTGGATCTCTCCCGCCTTCTGCCAGTGGTTTGTCAACGAG GCCGTGTCCACCTATGGAAGCGACGCTGAGATGACCACCCTCCTGGACCAAATGGACGTTATCGTGCTGCCCGTCTTTAACATCGACGGCTACGTTTACACCTGGACCAAT AACAGGATGTGGAGGAAGACTCGCTCCAGGAGGTCCGGCAGCTCCTGCATTGGTGCTGATCCCAACAGGAACTTCGATGCCGGCTGGTGCA CCACTGGAGCCTCCAGCAACCCATGCAGCGACACCTACTGCGGCTCCAAGGCCGAGTCCGAGGTGGAGGTCAAGGCTGTGGCCGATTACATCCGCCAGAACCTCTCCATCATCAAGGCCTACCTGACCGTCCACTCCTACTCCCAGCTGCTGCTCTTCCCCTACTCCTACACCTACCAGCTGGCCGAACACCACAGCGAGCTG atgagCGTGGCCGAGGGAGCTGCCAAAGCCCTGCGTAGCCTGTACGGCACCCGCTACACCAGCGGCCCTGGGGCTGCCACTATCT aCCCTGCTGCCGGTGGCTCGGACGACTGGGCCTACGACCTGGGGGTGAAGTACTCCTACACCTTCGAGCTCCGCGACACCGGGCGCTACGGCTTCCTCCTGCCCGAGTCCCAGATTAAGCCCACCTGTGAGGAGACCATGCTGGCTGTCAAGTACATTGCTGCCCATGTACTGAAGAACCTCTACTAA